In Arcobacter ellisii, a genomic segment contains:
- the hisD gene encoding histidinol dehydrogenase, with the protein MKIINTKDTNFKSEFDSILARAKSDIKGVSSIVMNIIDEIVAEGNVALKRHIEKFDKWEVKSDDELLISQDDMKKAYENIDVKLRQALHTAYDRIKAYHEKQLPKSWLDFESNGTILGQKVTPVDKAGLYIPGGKAAYPSSLLMNAVPAIVAGVKEIVVCTPTPNNEVNELLLAACHLCKVSKVYKVGGASAIAAMAYGTQTIPKVDVITGPGNIFVATAKKLVFGEVNIDMIAGPSEIGILADATAKPHYLAIDLLSQAEHDEMASSIMITTCDEIASLTSKEVEEYLKTLSREAIARKSIDERGAIIVASNMEEAIELMNEIAPEHLEVMTQNPFELLPYIKHAGAIFLGENTPEPIGDYIAGPNHTLPTGSTAKFYSPLNVENFMKKSSIINFSKNAINELGEACALLADTEGLTAHAKSVRVRLENK; encoded by the coding sequence ATGAAAATAATAAATACTAAAGATACAAACTTTAAAAGTGAATTTGATTCTATTTTAGCAAGAGCTAAAAGTGATATAAAAGGCGTTTCATCAATTGTTATGAATATTATTGATGAAATAGTAGCTGAAGGAAATGTTGCTTTAAAAAGACATATTGAAAAGTTTGATAAATGGGAAGTTAAATCAGATGATGAATTATTGATTTCTCAAGATGATATGAAAAAAGCATATGAAAATATTGATGTAAAACTAAGACAGGCTCTTCATACAGCATATGATAGAATTAAAGCATATCATGAAAAACAACTTCCAAAATCTTGGCTTGATTTTGAATCAAATGGAACAATTTTAGGACAAAAAGTAACTCCTGTTGATAAAGCTGGACTTTATATCCCTGGTGGGAAAGCTGCATATCCAAGTTCACTTTTAATGAATGCAGTTCCTGCAATCGTTGCTGGTGTTAAAGAAATAGTTGTATGTACTCCAACTCCAAATAACGAAGTAAATGAACTTTTACTTGCTGCTTGTCATTTATGTAAAGTTTCAAAAGTTTATAAAGTTGGAGGAGCAAGTGCAATTGCAGCTATGGCTTATGGAACACAAACTATTCCTAAAGTTGATGTAATTACAGGTCCTGGAAATATCTTTGTTGCAACTGCTAAAAAACTTGTTTTTGGTGAAGTTAATATTGATATGATTGCTGGTCCTTCTGAAATAGGAATTTTAGCTGATGCAACAGCAAAACCTCACTATTTAGCAATTGATTTATTATCTCAAGCAGAACATGATGAAATGGCAAGTTCGATTATGATTACAACTTGTGATGAAATTGCTAGCTTAACAAGTAAAGAAGTTGAAGAGTACTTAAAAACTTTAAGTAGAGAAGCAATTGCTAGAAAATCAATTGATGAAAGAGGAGCAATAATTGTTGCTTCGAATATGGAAGAAGCGATTGAACTTATGAATGAAATAGCACCAGAACACTTAGAAGTTATGACTCAAAATCCTTTTGAATTATTACCTTACATTAAACATGCAGGTGCAATTTTCTTAGGTGAAAACACTCCTGAACCAATCGGAGATTATATAGCTGGACCAAATCATACTCTTCCAACAGGAAGTACAGCTAAATTTTATAGTCCGTTAAATGTAGAAAACTTTATGAAAAAAAGTTCAATTATAAATTTTTCAAAAAATGCTATAAATGAATTAGGTGAAGCTTGTGCATTATTAGCTGACACTGAAGGTCTTACAGCTCACGCTAAATCTGTAAGAGTTAGATTAGAAAATAAATAA
- a CDS encoding DUF2018 family protein has product MSIFSEWFTEDEDDIFMGSPKSKFFDVTREASKEVVEDEIDKIIEKLAVLEMIISEDKDENFDINEFIKEYTLENSQKVKAMKKGLYVEFTGEIICRLDS; this is encoded by the coding sequence ATGTCAATATTTAGTGAATGGTTTACTGAAGACGAAGATGATATATTTATGGGAAGCCCAAAATCTAAGTTTTTTGATGTAACAAGAGAAGCTTCAAAAGAAGTAGTAGAAGATGAAATTGATAAAATCATAGAAAAATTGGCTGTACTTGAAATGATAATTAGTGAAGATAAAGATGAAAATTTTGATATCAATGAATTTATCAAAGAGTATACTTTAGAAAATTCTCAAAAAGTAAAAGCTATGAAAAAAGGTCTTTATGTTGAATTTACTGGTGAAATTATCTGTAGATTAGATTCATAA
- a CDS encoding polyprenyl synthetase family protein, with amino-acid sequence MEELEQVKSQIKEFIKVCNHQKSLELLDKLATGKMLRSKLILKIAGVNEESIKLCAIVEMIHAASLLHDDVIDEADTRRGQPSVNALYDNKTSIMFGDILYSRAFTELSLMDKRVAYTISNAVTLLSIGEMMDVDLTESFNTSYDLYLDMIYKKTASLIEASAKAAAILAGLDENKYALYGKNLGLAFQMVDDILDITQDSATLGKPAMHDYVEGKVTIPYLFLYERVEDKTKLASLYKKELSSEESAWIKEQMKITKALEDSILQAKEIGNEAISAVIDEKDSQTLVMIMKAMIEREF; translated from the coding sequence GTGGAAGAGTTAGAACAAGTTAAAAGTCAAATAAAAGAGTTTATAAAAGTTTGTAATCATCAAAAAAGTTTAGAACTTTTAGATAAATTAGCAACAGGAAAAATGTTGCGTTCTAAACTGATTTTAAAAATTGCAGGAGTAAATGAAGAGAGTATTAAACTTTGTGCAATTGTAGAGATGATTCATGCAGCATCACTTTTACATGATGATGTTATTGATGAAGCTGATACTAGACGAGGTCAACCTTCTGTAAATGCACTTTACGATAATAAAACTTCTATAATGTTCGGAGATATTTTATATTCAAGAGCATTTACTGAACTTTCTTTAATGGATAAAAGAGTTGCATATACAATCTCAAATGCTGTAACACTTTTAAGTATTGGTGAGATGATGGATGTTGATTTAACTGAAAGCTTCAATACTTCTTATGATTTATATCTTGATATGATTTATAAAAAAACAGCTTCTTTAATAGAAGCAAGTGCAAAAGCAGCTGCAATATTAGCTGGACTTGATGAAAATAAATATGCACTTTATGGTAAAAATCTTGGACTTGCTTTTCAAATGGTAGATGATATTTTAGATATAACTCAAGATAGTGCTACTTTAGGAAAACCAGCAATGCACGATTATGTTGAAGGAAAAGTAACTATTCCATATTTATTTTTATATGAAAGAGTTGAAGATAAAACAAAACTTGCTTCATTATACAAAAAAGAGTTAAGTTCTGAAGAGAGTGCTTGGATTAAAGAACAAATGAAAATAACTAAGGCTTTAGAAGACTCTATTTTACAAGCTAAAGAGATTGGAAATGAAGCAATTAGTGCTGTAATAGATGAAAAAGATAGCCAAACTCTTGTTATGATAATGAAAGCAATGATTGAAAGAGAGTTTTAA
- the hemA gene encoding glutamyl-tRNA reductase → MSYLIISFSHKNIDIKMREKLSFNSDEDKERFIKQILENEPTKEVVLLSTCNRVEIITRSSNVKQSARNIIEKLATYSGLDFELLYDRADIYDNDGAVHHLFSVASALDSLVIGETQIVGQLKDAFRFSQAKGYCSSNITRVMHYAFKCAAQVRNATSLGTGSVSVASTAVAKAKDIIGNTKGVKALVIGAGEMSELTVKHLISSGFDVTIISRDMKKAQNLATTFEVHVNVEPYSELSNLLAKTPVMITATSAPYPIITKDNAPSSNINRYWFDIAVPRDIDENISLSNLEVYSVDDLQDIVNENMSLRAEQAKTAYGIVSRMSLEFFEWLKSLEIEPIVKNLYVKGNDIIDKKVKNAIKKGYISASDEENIRKLCQTVITEYLHQPSKQLKDISKNMECDLVVGTVQNMFGFNNDSNLRNKYKCDHLSKN, encoded by the coding sequence ATGAGTTACTTAATAATTAGTTTTTCTCACAAAAATATTGATATTAAAATGAGAGAAAAACTTAGCTTTAATAGTGATGAAGATAAAGAGAGATTTATAAAACAAATTTTAGAAAATGAGCCTACAAAAGAAGTAGTTTTATTATCAACTTGTAATAGGGTTGAAATAATTACAAGAAGTTCAAATGTAAAACAAAGTGCAAGAAATATCATTGAAAAATTAGCAACTTATTCTGGACTTGATTTTGAACTTTTATATGATAGAGCAGATATTTATGATAATGATGGAGCTGTTCATCATCTGTTTTCAGTAGCATCTGCACTTGATTCACTTGTAATTGGTGAAACACAAATAGTTGGACAATTAAAAGATGCTTTTAGATTCTCTCAAGCAAAAGGTTATTGTAGCTCAAATATAACAAGAGTTATGCACTATGCCTTTAAATGTGCTGCACAAGTAAGAAATGCAACAAGTTTAGGAACAGGTTCAGTTTCTGTTGCTTCAACAGCTGTTGCAAAAGCAAAAGATATAATTGGAAATACAAAAGGTGTAAAAGCTTTAGTAATTGGTGCAGGTGAGATGAGTGAACTAACTGTTAAACATCTTATTTCATCAGGTTTTGATGTAACAATAATTAGTAGAGATATGAAAAAAGCTCAAAATTTAGCAACTACATTTGAAGTTCACGTAAATGTTGAACCTTATAGTGAATTATCAAACTTACTAGCAAAAACACCAGTTATGATAACAGCAACTTCTGCTCCTTATCCAATCATCACAAAAGATAATGCACCAAGTTCAAATATAAATAGATATTGGTTTGATATCGCAGTTCCAAGAGATATTGATGAAAATATTTCATTATCAAATTTAGAAGTTTATTCAGTTGATGATTTACAAGATATAGTAAATGAAAATATGAGTTTAAGAGCAGAACAAGCAAAAACAGCTTATGGAATAGTAAGTCGTATGTCATTAGAGTTTTTTGAATGGCTTAAATCACTTGAAATAGAACCAATTGTAAAAAATCTTTATGTAAAAGGTAATGATATTATCGATAAAAAAGTAAAAAATGCTATAAAAAAGGGATATATTAGTGCAAGTGATGAAGAAAACATCAGAAAACTTTGTCAAACTGTAATTACTGAATATTTACATCAACCTTCAAAACAATTAAAAGATATTTCAAAAAATATGGAGTGTGATTTAGTTGTAGGAACTGTTCAAAATATGTTTGGATTTAATAATGATTCAAATTTAAGAAATAAATATAAATGTGACCATTTATCAAAAAATTAA
- a CDS encoding shikimate kinase has translation MKKNNIILIGFMGVGKGTVARALVKKSDMFAIDTDDLIESMENRKIKKIFEEEGEPYFRNLEKKTALWLEKNVNNTIVSTGGGFYKQENINKIGKVVYLKSSFQGILDRINSAPNAANKLKKRPLLQNMEEALKLYNSRAKDYEKVAKIVVDVENKDLKDIVKEILGQI, from the coding sequence ATGAAAAAGAATAATATTATACTAATTGGTTTTATGGGTGTTGGTAAAGGTACAGTTGCAAGGGCTTTAGTTAAAAAATCTGACATGTTTGCAATTGATACTGATGATTTAATCGAAAGTATGGAAAACAGAAAAATCAAAAAAATTTTTGAAGAAGAGGGTGAACCATATTTTAGAAACTTAGAAAAAAAGACTGCTTTATGGCTTGAAAAAAATGTAAATAATACAATTGTTTCAACTGGTGGTGGATTTTATAAGCAAGAAAATATAAACAAAATAGGAAAAGTTGTTTATTTAAAATCATCATTTCAAGGAATCCTAGACAGAATAAATAGTGCTCCAAATGCTGCAAATAAATTGAAAAAAAGACCACTTTTACAAAATATGGAAGAGGCTTTAAAACTTTATAATTCAAGAGCTAAAGATTATGAAAAAGTTGCAAAAATAGTTGTTGATGTTGAAAATAAAGATTTAAAAGATATCGTAAAAGAGATTTTAGGACAAATATAA